Within the Solibacillus silvestris genome, the region CCGTCAAATTAAAATGTACAGACATATTGAAAGCCCATGTTGAAATTACTCAACATGGGCTTCTTAATGATTATTTTGACACTTCGTATTGCTTCATGAATTTTAAAAGTTCTTCGTAGTAAGCATTGAAAGTTGGAATATCCATTTGCTGCTGCTGATCCGATAATGCAACTGATGGATCTGGATGCACTTCTGCCATTACTCCATCTGCTCCAATAGCGATTGCCGCTTTTGAACATGGCAATAATAAATCACGACGTCCTGTAGAGTGCGTCACGTCTACCATTACCGGTAAATGTGTTTCTTGTTTTAAAATCGGAACTGCAGAAATATCCAATGTGTTACGAGTTGCTTTTTCATATGTGCGAATACCGCGTTCACATAAAATAATGTTTTCATTACCTTTTGACATAATGTATTCTGCTGCATGAATAAACTCATCGATTGTCGCTGCTAAACCACGTTTTAATAAAACTGGTTTATTTGTTGCTCCAGCCGCTTTTAACAGTTCAAAGTTTTGCATATTGCGGGCACCAATTTGAATAACATCGATGTAGTCCAATGCATGGTCTAAATCAGCAGGTGTTACGATTTCTGTGATGACACCTAAACCGTACTCTTTAGAAACATCCTTTAAAATCTTTAGACCTTCCAGACCTAAGCCTTGGAAATCATATGGAGATGTACGTGGTTTGTATGCACCACCGCGAATTAATTTTAAGCCTTTTTCCTGAATCGTTGCAGCAACTGCAGCAACTTGCTCATATGACTCAACCGCACACGGTCCAAATACGAAAGAAGGAGCTCCTGTACCAATTAATTCACCATTTACATTAATGACAGTATCTTCTGACTTTTCTTTACGTGAAACGAGTAATTCCTTTTTCTTTTCTGCTTCTAATTGTTTAAGGGCTGTTTTGAAGATTTGTTTAAAAATATAATCAACCGTCATTTGATTTAAAGGACCGTTATTATTTTCCTTAATTAAGTCAAGCATGTGACGCTCACGAAGTGGATCATAGCGATTGACACCTTGCTTTTCTTTAATTTTACCGATTTCTTCTACTACTGATGCACGTTCATTAATTAAACGTAAAATTTCTAAGTTCAAGCTGTCAATCTGGCTGCGTAAGCTTTCTAAATCTTGTTGATGCATATTCCTCTACCCCTCTTCTTTGCGTATCCGGCACTTTCAGATAAATAAAAAGTATGATACATTTTTAAGTAATAAACTTATTATAATCAAACTATTGTAGAATGTCACGTCTTTTTAATTTAGCGATTCAACTCGCTAAAGTATATTGTGATAATAATTGAAAGGAAGCGTTTTCATATGGCAAACAAATTGTTCGCACTTGATATCGGAACACGCTCCGTTGTCGGCATTATTTTAGAGCAACATGCAGATACCTATCATGTGGCCGATATTTTAGTAAGAGAACATAAAGAACGGGCAATGGTTGATGGTCAAATACATAATGTTTTGTACGTAGCCGAGCTTATACAGGAAATTAAGAATGAATTGGAAGAGACGCATGGACCTTTGGAAAAAGTAAGTGTTGCAGCAGCAGGACGGGCATTAAAAACCGAACAGGCCAGTGTTTCCATTTCTATTAAAAACCGACCGATCTTTACGGAAGAAGATATTAACCGCCTGGAACTGCAAGCAGTACAACAGGCCCAGCAACAATTATTGCTTCATAAGGAAGATACAAAAAATAATCATTATTACTGTGTCGGCTATTCTGTTTTGTATTTCCGTCTGGATGGTGAAGAAATTGGAAGTCTTCTCGATCAGCAAGGTGAGGAAGCATCCGTAGAAGTGATTGCCACTTTCCTGCCACGTGTTGTTGTGGAATCATTGCTTGCTGCATTAAAACGGGCCAATTTGGAAATGGAAGCCCTCACTTTAGAACCGATTGCCGCAATAAATGTGCTGATCCCTCCTTCAATGCGCCGTTTGAATGTAGCACTTGTTGATATTGGTGCGGGAACATCGGATATTGCCATTACAGATAAAAGCACGGTTGTAGCATATGGGATGGTGCCGACTGCTGGCGATGAAATTACGGAAAGTTTAAGTGACCATTATTTATTGGATTTTCCGGTCGCTGAAATGGCCAAACGACAATTACATACGAGTGATGAAGTTCTTATTCAGGATATTTTAGGATTTGACGAATATTTTCCACGTGAAGAAGTGATCAAAGCAATATATCCTGCCATTGAAAACTTGGCAAAGTCCATCGGAGAAGAAATTTTACGGTTAAACAACAACACACCTCCAAAAGCGGTCATGCTAGTAGGTGGAGGAAGTTTAACCCCCCACTTAACAGAAGAAATCGGAAAAATATTAAATTTACCGGCTAACCGTGTGGCGGTACGTGATGTGAATGCCATTCAGAATTTAACACGCGCACCACATATTGCAGCAACGCCTGAGCTTGTGACACCGATCGGGATTGCGATTGCCGCACAAAAATCACCGATTCATTACATGTCTATTAAAGTAAACGAACAAGTTGTACGCCTCTTTGAGTTGAAGGAAATGACAGTCGGGGATGCTTTTTTGGCTGCGAACGTCAGAGCAAAACAACTATATGGAAAGCCAGGACATGGTTTGTCGATTACAGTGAACGGTCAAAATGTTTTCGTACCTGGGGAGCATGGACAGCCAGCACAGATCATATTGAATGGTGAACATGCATCGATTAAATCCCTTATTAAAAATGGAGATCAAATACAACTGATTCCCGGAAAAGATGGGTCAGGCGCATCTGTTACGATAGGGGAAATTATTGATCATGCTTCCGTAAAGATTGTGACAATCCAAGAAACGCAATATACTATTGGACCGAAAATATTCGTAAACGGGAAAATCGGAAAAATGGATTCGCTTTTACAGGACCGCGATGTAATTGTCGTCGAAACAAGCGAAACGGTGGAAGATGTATTGAAATTAATAAACTATTCTATACATGCAAAGCAGTTCCAACCGTATTTTGTCCATATCGATGGGAAACCTGTATCCTTCCCTGATTTTTCATCTCAGCTTTACATTAATGGTAAGCCCGGGAAACTGCATTACCCTGTTCAAAATAGTGATAACATTACATTTAAACAGCGTCATTTACCTACTGCTGAGCAAATTGCCGCCCATTTGAATTTGTTATTGGAAGAAAAGGTGATTGTTACGTTCCAGCAAGAACAGGTGGAACTTGTAAAAACAGCGAGAGATTTTTCTGTAAACGGTCAAGTTGTACAGCGTGAAGCAACAGTGCCGAATGGGGCTACAATTAGTATTATCGAAAAAGAGTCAAGCAAATGGATTTATCAGGATGTCTTTCGATTTTCCAGCTGGCAGCTTCCTGCGTCATTTAAAGGGTCATTTACGATTTTAAAGAATGGGCAGCCTTCTTCATTTGATGCTGAAATATTTGGTGGCGATCAACTGGAAATCCATCTAACTGATCAGCCGATTGTTGGTTAATAAAAAAAAGGCCCCCAAATATTTGGGAGCCTTTTTTTATTGAACATCTGAATGACGAGTTGAGTTTGCTGCGATATCTGGATCTGTATTTACGCTATCTGGATCCGGAGATTCGGCAGCGAGTACTTCTTCATCTACCATTTTATCTAATGGCAATGGTTCTTCACCTTCTGATGAAGCTGTTCCATCATCGAAAGCAGGTGGTTGTTTTGCTGTTTTGGCTTTAACTTTCTCAACAATTGAAGAAGATTGTTCTTTTAATTGCGATGAAAGTTGTGCAGTCTTTTCCTTTGCCGTGCCGGAAAGCTCAATGCCTTTATCCTTTAATGTAACAGCTTGTACTGCTACATCGTTACGCATTTCACTGCCTGTCTTCGGTGTAAGTAATAAGGCTGTCGCTACACCGACAATACCGCCTACTAAAGCACCAATGACAAAATCCTTTACATGAATTTTTTCATCATCATAAATCGAATCATTTAATCGGTTATAATCATAGTTTACGCGTTTTTCTTCCATTTTAAAAATCCCCCTTGTGATTGAGTGTCATTTTCCCATTACTTACGTTTTAAGAAACCAAATTTCGACTTTCCACCTAAACTTGGTGGTGTTTCATTTGTTTTAGTACTTGTATAAATTACATCTTCTTCATTAATCGGCTTGCGCTGACGCCATTGATCTGCAATCCCCATCGCTACATTACTCCATTGAACGACTTGCGCAATTTTATCTTCATTTTTATGCACTTCTGTTGAAATCGATGTTGTAATGCGTTGAACGGATGAATTCAAGTTATTAACAGAATCGCCAACACCTTTTACAGCATGCATTACTGAATTTAACTTCTCCGATTTATCTGAAATATCATCTGCCAATGCGTTTGTTTTTGTAAGCAGGCTCGTCGTCTCACGTGTAATGCCTTCCATTTGTCCTTCGATACCAGCAACTGTTCCCGCAATCGAATTTAAAGTATTCTTAACAGAAAACAATGTCATACCAATACTTACACATAGGACTAAAAATCCGATTGCAGCCACTAATGCCGCAATATAAAGTAATACTTCCATCAAAAATAACCTCCTCTATCTAGTTCCAATTAATACATTCGACAAAAATTGCGACAATCCTTTTCCTAGAAAAGCATTTTTTTCGCTAAAACCTCATGAAATTCAAGCTTTTCATACGTGAATACTTCTAATTTGTTATTTATTTATTCACTAAAGGCGAATGACCATTTTGTCCATGCTTTCATATTCCCCAATCTCTTGATGAATAAAACCCTTAATGAATAGAAGTTCCAACATTTATCCCGCATTAACGTGAAGTAAGACTTCCTCCTCTAGTGTTTATCAGGGTAAAAAGGCTAGGGAAATGCAAGATTGGTGAAACTAACAATCAATAGGGGATGAAGAAACCCCTACTGATTAAAGTACATTTTATGTATGGAAAAACAGCTTATCCTTCTACTTCCAGGTTAAGCTGTTTTTCAATTAATTCAAAATTGCTTCAAATGCATCTTGATATTTATGAACATCTCCCGCTCCCATAAACAGGAACACGGCATTTTCATGTTTTTTAAGTTGATCTACTGTTTCAATTGTTAAAACAGTACAGCCATCAATTAAGTTAGCTAAATCATTAATCGTAAGCTCTCCTTGCTTTTCGCGTGCAGAACCAAAAATATCACATAAATAGGTTGCGTCGGCACCGCTCAAACTATCAGCAAAGTTTTGTAAAAATGCTTTAGTTCGAGTAAACGTATGTGGCTGGAATACCGCTACAACTTCACGCTCAGGATATTTTTGTCGAGCTGATTGCAAAGTTGCCGCAATTTCTGTCGGGTGGTGTGCATAATCATCCACTAAGATCGCATTGCCAACTTTCGTTTCAGTAAAGCGACGTTTTACCCCGCCATACGTATTTAGGCGTTCTTGGATCAGCTTTGCCGGAACTCCTTCATAATGACACAGTGAAATTACCGCCAACGTGTTTAAAATCGTATGGTCACCGAATAACGGAATAAAGAATTTACTGTAAAACTCATTACGTACATAAACATCAAATTCCGTTCCTTCCGATGTTTTAACAATATTACGCGCAGAAAAATCATTTGCAGGATCAAAACCATAATAAACCACTGGTACATTGGCTTGAATTTTCTGAAGCTGTTCATCATCCCCGCAGGCAATAATTGCTTTATTCACTTGTAAAGCCAGCTGTTGGAAAGCATCATATACATCATCAATGCTCGTGAAATAATCCGGGTGATCAAAATCGATATTCGTCATGATTGCATAATCCGGATGATACGCTAAAAAGTGGCGACGGTATTCACATGCTTCCATAACAAAATAGGAAGCATCTTCTTTACCTGAACCAGTACCATCACCGATTAAATAAGATGTCGGCATATAACCGCCTACAACATGGCTCATTAAACCAGTCGTAGACGTTTTACCATGTGCACCTGTAATGGCAATTGAAGTATAGCGATTGCTGTACTCGCCTAAAAACTTATGATAGCGAATGACTTCAACACCTAGCTCCCGTGCACGCACTAATTCTGGATGATCATCATTAAATGCATTCCCTGCAATAACTGTTAAACCTTCTTTAATATTGTTTTCATCAAAATTTAAAATTTCTATTCCTCGGTCACGTAATGGTTGCTCCGTGAAATAATATGTTTCATAGTCGGAACCTTGAACTTGTTCTCCTGCATCAAATAGGATTTGCGCCAGGGAACTCATGCCTGAACCTTTAATACCGGTAAAATGATAGCGTGTCATTATTTATAAAACCCTCCTAGGATACGAAGACCCCATTGAATTATCAATTTTATTGTTTCAAAGTATGCCTACATTATAGCACTAAATACACGTTACGATAATTGAACGACAATTCAAATTTTTTCATTTGTCCAATTACCTAGTTCTTTAGCCTCCAAATTGCTCAAACAGCTCTTCTTCTGTAATATATACATCTCTCGGTTTGCTTCCTTTTGGTTCTGAAACATAACCATGTCGCTCTAACATATCGATTAATCTAGCTGCTCGATTATAGCCAATATGATAACGGCGTTGTAAAAGTGATGTCGATGCTGAGCCTTGTTCAAACACAAATCGGCATGCCTCTTCAAACAACTCATCTTGTTCCTCTATTGTTTCTGAGCGTTTTAATAATTCTTCCTGTTTAAAAATATATTGTGGCTCTCCTTGTTCACGTACATACTCGATAATTTCTTCGATTTCGTCATCTGTAACAAATGTACCTTGAATACGGGTTGGAGCCGACATTCCATTTCCTAAATATAGCATATCTCCGCGACCAAGCAATCGTTCTGCGCCCTGCGAATCCAATATTGTACGAGAGTCGATTTGCGATGATACAGAAAAGGCGATACGCGTTGGAATATTTGATTTTATCAGGCCTGTAATAACATCTACAGAAGGGCGCTGTGTAGCAACAATCAAATGAATTCCTGCAGCACGGGCTTTTTGCGTAATTCGCACAATGCTATCTTCCACATCTTGTGGAGACATCATCATTAAATCTGCCAACTCATCGATGACAATCAATAAGTATGGTAGCTTCTGTGCATACATACCATTTGCATCACACATTTTATTATATGCTTCTATTTTACGTGCACCGCTGTGCATAAATAACTCATAACGTCTTTCCATTTCTTCTACTGCCCACTTTAATGCTGCAGTAGCCGCTTTAACATCTGTAATAACAGGGCTGACTAAATGCGGAATATGGTTAAATGGTGCCAGTTCCACCATTTTCGGGTCAATCAGCATTAGCTTTAATTCATTCGGATTTGCTTTGTAAAGCAGGCTGACTAAAATCGAGTTAATACATACCGATTTACCCGATCCTGTCGCTCCGGCAATTAAACCATGCGGCATTTTCCGTAAGTCGATTGTGACAGGCTTCCCTGTTAAGTCCAAGCCCAGTGCCGCCTCTAATGGAGAATCAGAATCTTTAAACGATGCTGATTCTGTCACTTCAGAAAGACGGACCGAACGCGAAATCCGGTTTGGAATTTCAATACCGATTGAACGTTTCCCCGGAATTGGCGCATCAATACGAATATCCTTTGCAGCCAAGGCCAATTTAATATCATCCATTAAATTGCGGACTTTACTTACTTTCGTTCCGTGCCCTACCGTAATTTCGAATTGCGTAACAGCAGGTCCTTGTACGATCGATTCAATTTGTGCCTGAACCTGGAAATGCGATAGTGCTTCCACTAAATTTTCGCCTTGCTCATCCATCCAGTCACGGTCTTCTACCATTTCCTCCGGTGGTACTAAATATTCAAGAGGTGGTTTTACATAAGGTATTCTTTTAACTGGAGGTGCTTCTATTAAAGTTTCCGCTTCATCCACTGCCAATTCTTGTGAAGTAGATTCTTTTATGTCTGACGTTTCTTCAACAATCGGATCTTCCTCTTCATTAACTAAAGGAAGTACGGTCACTTCTTGAATTTCGGGTACTCCTTGAATATCCAATGTTTCTGGAACTTCTTCCACTATCGCTTCCGTAGTTGCAGCAACTTCTAAAAGTTCATCTTCTTGTGCCGGTACAACGGATTCACGTTCCAGCAATCCAATTGATGTAGAAGTAGAATTCCTCATCGTTCCCTCTTCAAGCTGACTGTTTGGTTCATGCTTTACGACTTGCTCGTTAAAAGTAATGACTTGATCATTTTCATGTGCTTCCCGTGCATCATTCTGAGTTGTTTGAGTATCTTGATAAAAAGTTTCCACTTCAACATCGTTTTCATGTTGCACAAAATTTTCTCGTTCAGTAAAAGCTTCATTTGGCTCTTCAAACGTATTTACACATTCTTCTCGCTTAACTTCGTCTTCTTTATTTTTTTTACTTTGTAGACTTAGTTGCTGCTCGACAAATTGCTTTGTCATTAATTTTTGCTTATCTGACTTCAGCATTACCACATTAAAAGGAACACGGCTTCTTGTGCTGATCGGCTGTACTATGTCCGTTTCTTCCTTATTTTGCTCAATGATAGTCGCTTCCTCAGATGGTGGCATTTGCTCTACATTCAATTGACCAATGTGAATCGTCGAGTTTTCAATCGTCACATGCTTCACTTGAACATCATTGATTGTTTCTGCAACAGGTGTGTCACCTTTTACAGTATCTTCCTGTTCATTTCCTATGTCAGTCACTGCTTCGTTCTGTTGCTCAAGTATCGTTTCTTCCATTGGTTGTTGGTCTACCTCAGCTGGTTCATCCTTTTCGACTAAAACCACTTCTTCATGCTCAAGTTCAGGTTCTGTTTCTGATTCAACTGGTTCTGTTTGTGGAATCTCAACTGCTAAAGAAGACTCGTGTATTAAATGTTCCTGCTGCTCTATTACGGTCTGTTGATCTTCATCTGGTGATGGTACAGCAACTGGTTCGTCCAAATGTTCTGGCGTTTCATTCTGCACAGGTTCAATTATTGATGAATGTTGCTGTTCCTTATTTTTAAGCTTTTCTTCCTGCTGTTTTTCGATTAATGTTTCAATCGATGACGGCTTTTTAAATCCGTGTACAGGCGACGGAACATCGGTAGGAATAAAACGTTTCCTAATTTCGATCGGTTTTAGAATTTGTTTGTTTTCCATTCTCTCCGCGCGTACAGGCTTATTATGGCGTATTGCTTCCCGCTCTTCCTTTAAATTCGGCAAGCGACGAACAGGATCTCTTGTGTGCACAACATTTGTTTGACCTTTCCCTTTACGGCGGCGTTCCAGTAAATCTCGTATACCAGATACTTCGACATCATATACTTCCTGTACTGTATGCTTTTGCAAATAATTTGGTAATGTCAATTTTTCCTTGTCATCATCATAAAATCGCGTCGTTTGTCTCTGCTCATTTTCTTGATTCGCTGTTTCCTCATAATCATCTTCTATTAAAGGGAATCGGAATGCTTTTTTCGGTGCTTCTTTTTCTTCCTGATAATTTTGCTGTGCCTCAGTTTGTTTTGATTGGTTTATATCGTCCATTTGGGAATACTCTTCATAATCATCATATTCTTCATCTGGATCCATTTTAAATAGTTTATTAAATTTATTTTTAATCCAACTCATAATTAACCACTTCTTTCCTTAAAAACATTGCCGTACAAATTCCACTATTTGAGACGGTCTTTATTTCTTATATTAAATACAGTATATAAATAATATACACCTCAAAAGCATATCATATTTGCCGGGTAAATGCGCTTTGTCGCTGATATTTTTAAGGATAAAAAAAAGTTAGTATGAGAGACTCAGCTCAACATACTAACTTTTCGTACTAATTAACGAGTTGAAACCTCAAATGGGCTTCCTACTTCTGCAGAATCATCCAGTACTAAAATACCTTTTACTTCCGGTGCGCCTGGAATTGCCAGTTCACGTGCAGAGCAAAGCATACCGAATGAATCTTCACCACGTAAGTTTCCTTCTTTGATCAACAAACCAGAAGGCATCACAGCACCAACTTTTGCGACAACTACTTTTTGACCTGCATCTACATTCGGTGCGCCACATACGATTTGTAATGTTTCATCCCCAACGTTCACTTTACAAACACTTAGTTTATCTGCATTTGGATGCTTTTCTTTTGATTCAACATAGCCGACTACAAATTTTGGAGAAAAATCTACTTCTAAAGAAATTTCTGCGCCATTTGCTTGTAAAGCCGCTTCTAATTTATCTACAAGTTCCGGTGTTACTTCTACATTCCCTGCAACATCCAGTTCTACGTATTTGCTTGCATTAAAAAGGTTGAATGCTTTCACTTCACCAGTTGTTTCTTCTTTTAGGATGGCTACATCGCCAGCGCGATCCATCGCTGTTTTTACGATTGGCTCCATTGCTAATTGAACTAGTAGGACATCTCCTACATGTGCTTTGTTGTAAGCTACTTTCATTTTTCTTCTTGCTCCTTTTTTACTTTGTTTTTCGCTAAAATAAATATCGGTTCTAAATGACCGTTTTCATATACAAATGACAAGCTCGTAATCGGAACCGCGCCAACTGTAAAGAAATGCATCGTCATCTGCGCTAATACATCATACCCTACTTCATTCCGAATATCACCAATAATTAATACATCCTGGTGTGGGACAGATACCGTCATTTCGCCTTCAATTTGGCTTTCCATTTCCTTTAAAAAGCTTTCATTTAGTATTCGGCTTGCATCATAGCCGTCATTCTGATTTAAAAAGTAATAAATATTGCCTGAAACTTCATCCCGTTTTACAGAAGTCGGCAATTTTTTTACAGAAAAACGGGCTGCTTCGCGTATATGCTCTTCTGTTACGTTTAATTTCGGCAACATTGATTCATCAATTAAACGATAAGTTGTGCCTAGATCGAGTGCATAATAAATACGTGTTTCCGCCGTATGGTCTGTCATGACAAATGCATGTCCATCATTTGACTTTTTAGGGAAGGACGTTGAGCGGATGATCGGATAAACAGAAGCAAGTCCGCCAAAGCCCTTTTCTTCTTCCCGTTGCATCGCTAAAAACGTTTGCTCAATTGTATAAATCACTTCATCAATTGCCTGCTGTTTTTTCGTTTCGTACTTCGTTAAAATTTCGGGTAAAGAGATATCCATCCCTCGTCCGATTTTTTTATGTTCAAGACGTAATTTATCATGCTTTTCATCGAATGTGAATGTAAAGTTTGCCTCACCTAATTTAGTCTTCAGTTCAGCTACTAACTGTTTCGATTCCATTCAACCACTCCTTTATCTAATCAAAAACGGCTCACAAATGTGAACCGTTCCATTTACTTCTTCTATTGTAACAAAAAAGCCATGTGATTACTTTACTCAATGCTTGTACAATGCTTCAACTAATCAATCACTTTCACTGTTTTTACAATTTCCATCATTTCCTGAATTTTATCGTCAATCTTCTTATCCACGGAAATAGTCGACAGCTTTACGCCGCCTAAATTAACAATCAGCTCATATTTTTCTTCAGGAAATTTTGTGACAGCAGAAAATCCGAATTGGCCAGCCGCATCGAAAGTTTTCTCTTCAACGATTTCATTTTTATTTTCCTGCTTTAATAGATCATACTGTAACTGACTGTCTTCCGGTTCGTTTTGATTGACGAATAGTATATAGGAATCTTTACCGTTCAGAATCGTATAATTCAATTCATCGATTCCTTTTTCAATACTATATCCATTTGGTAAGTATAACTCTATATGTCCAATCGTTTTGTTTGCTTTATTCGGTTCGCTGCTAAATATTGTTTCAGCATTTTCCATCCCTGCTTGTGCCTGTTCTTCGACTGTTTGACTACATGCTGATAATATAACAACAAGTGAAGTAAGCAAAAACGCATGTATCCATTTACGACTCATTGTTTTCCCTCTCTTTCAAACGTTCAATCGTATCATAATTATTTTTCAAGCCGTAATGCAACAAATGTGCTCTATATCTGGTCCTTTTGATCTTTATTCATTTTAAACAGTATTTGGCCAACTAATAACTTAACAATGTGTTCAAACATTTCTTTTCGGTCAATCAGATTATTTGAAAAAATACCCACTGCCCCTTGATGATGACGAATATTTTCGCTATTTGTATAGACGTCCATCACTGGTCCAAGTTCCTTTCCCATACGAAGCTCCTGTGCAATTTCTTCAGGTAAGGCAAATTGTGCTCCTGAGCTGGCAATGACTGTGCCATCCTTTAAAACAGCCGCCCCCCAATTACAGCAATACATTGTTCCTTCAATTTCATCGACGCCGCCTTCAAGTCCAAATGTTATATCAGCATTTGTCAGCATCATCGTATGACGTGCACGATTGATTGCACCCTGTCTTGTTTCTTCATTTGAGAATGGTTGAATCGACACATCAGAAGGTACATCCATATTTTCTATTGCCGCTTCCGGGAAATACTGTTTAACAATTACTTCAACGGCACCTAATTTTGCTTTATTTTTCGATCCGACTGCTACTTTCATTATTTCATCTCCAAGCTGTTCATTTTTTAAACGGTCTATACCAATAAAAACTGGTTTACCGATTTTTATGTAAGTCACGTTAAACCTATTTCCGCAACTAAAAAACAAGAATGCGATAAGTTCGCATCCTTGTATTATAATATAATATTGACTTTTTTTATACGTTTGCGCGAATAGATTCGATTGTAGAACGGTCTGCACTTTGGATTAATTTAACTAGCAGTTCTTTCGCCGCTGCATAGTCATCTACATGAATAATCGAAGCAGAAGTGTGAATATATCGTGAGCAAACCCCGATTACTGCCGATGGAATTCCGTCATTTTGTGTGTGCACACGTCCTGCATCTGTACCACCTTGAGAAACGAAATATTGGTATGGAATATTGTTTGATTCTGCTGTGTCCAGCACAAATTCACGCATAC harbors:
- a CDS encoding tRNA-binding protein, yielding MKVAYNKAHVGDVLLVQLAMEPIVKTAMDRAGDVAILKEETTGEVKAFNLFNASKYVELDVAGNVEVTPELVDKLEAALQANGAEISLEVDFSPKFVVGYVESKEKHPNADKLSVCKVNVGDETLQIVCGAPNVDAGQKVVVAKVGAVMPSGLLIKEGNLRGEDSFGMLCSARELAIPGAPEVKGILVLDDSAEVGSPFEVSTR
- a CDS encoding cell division protein; the protein is MANKLFALDIGTRSVVGIILEQHADTYHVADILVREHKERAMVDGQIHNVLYVAELIQEIKNELEETHGPLEKVSVAAAGRALKTEQASVSISIKNRPIFTEEDINRLELQAVQQAQQQLLLHKEDTKNNHYYCVGYSVLYFRLDGEEIGSLLDQQGEEASVEVIATFLPRVVVESLLAALKRANLEMEALTLEPIAAINVLIPPSMRRLNVALVDIGAGTSDIAITDKSTVVAYGMVPTAGDEITESLSDHYLLDFPVAEMAKRQLHTSDEVLIQDILGFDEYFPREEVIKAIYPAIENLAKSIGEEILRLNNNTPPKAVMLVGGGSLTPHLTEEIGKILNLPANRVAVRDVNAIQNLTRAPHIAATPELVTPIGIAIAAQKSPIHYMSIKVNEQVVRLFELKEMTVGDAFLAANVRAKQLYGKPGHGLSITVNGQNVFVPGEHGQPAQIILNGEHASIKSLIKNGDQIQLIPGKDGSGASVTIGEIIDHASVKIVTIQETQYTIGPKIFVNGKIGKMDSLLQDRDVIVVETSETVEDVLKLINYSIHAKQFQPYFVHIDGKPVSFPDFSSQLYINGKPGKLHYPVQNSDNITFKQRHLPTAEQIAAHLNLLLEEKVIVTFQQEQVELVKTARDFSVNGQVVQREATVPNGATISIIEKESSKWIYQDVFRFSSWQLPASFKGSFTILKNGQPSSFDAEIFGGDQLEIHLTDQPIVG
- a CDS encoding UDP-N-acetylmuramate--L-alanine ligase, with amino-acid sequence MTRYHFTGIKGSGMSSLAQILFDAGEQVQGSDYETYYFTEQPLRDRGIEILNFDENNIKEGLTVIAGNAFNDDHPELVRARELGVEVIRYHKFLGEYSNRYTSIAITGAHGKTSTTGLMSHVVGGYMPTSYLIGDGTGSGKEDASYFVMEACEYRRHFLAYHPDYAIMTNIDFDHPDYFTSIDDVYDAFQQLALQVNKAIIACGDDEQLQKIQANVPVVYYGFDPANDFSARNIVKTSEGTEFDVYVRNEFYSKFFIPLFGDHTILNTLAVISLCHYEGVPAKLIQERLNTYGGVKRRFTETKVGNAILVDDYAHHPTEIAATLQSARQKYPEREVVAVFQPHTFTRTKAFLQNFADSLSGADATYLCDIFGSAREKQGELTINDLANLIDGCTVLTIETVDQLKKHENAVFLFMGAGDVHKYQDAFEAILN
- a CDS encoding chorismate mutase (catalyzes the formation of 3-deoxy-D-aribino-hept-2-ulosonate 7-phosphate from phosphoenolpyruvate and D-erythrose 4-phosphate and the formation of prephenate from chorismate), coding for MHQQDLESLRSQIDSLNLEILRLINERASVVEEIGKIKEKQGVNRYDPLRERHMLDLIKENNNGPLNQMTVDYIFKQIFKTALKQLEAEKKKELLVSRKEKSEDTVINVNGELIGTGAPSFVFGPCAVESYEQVAAVAATIQEKGLKLIRGGAYKPRTSPYDFQGLGLEGLKILKDVSKEYGLGVITEIVTPADLDHALDYIDVIQIGARNMQNFELLKAAGATNKPVLLKRGLAATIDEFIHAAEYIMSKGNENIILCERGIRTYEKATRNTLDISAVPILKQETHLPVMVDVTHSTGRRDLLLPCSKAAIAIGADGVMAEVHPDPSVALSDQQQQMDIPTFNAYYEELLKFMKQYEVSK
- a CDS encoding cell division protein FtsK → MSWIKNKFNKLFKMDPDEEYDDYEEYSQMDDINQSKQTEAQQNYQEEKEAPKKAFRFPLIEDDYEETANQENEQRQTTRFYDDDKEKLTLPNYLQKHTVQEVYDVEVSGIRDLLERRRKGKGQTNVVHTRDPVRRLPNLKEEREAIRHNKPVRAERMENKQILKPIEIRKRFIPTDVPSPVHGFKKPSSIETLIEKQQEEKLKNKEQQHSSIIEPVQNETPEHLDEPVAVPSPDEDQQTVIEQQEHLIHESSLAVEIPQTEPVESETEPELEHEEVVLVEKDEPAEVDQQPMEETILEQQNEAVTDIGNEQEDTVKGDTPVAETINDVQVKHVTIENSTIHIGQLNVEQMPPSEEATIIEQNKEETDIVQPISTRSRVPFNVVMLKSDKQKLMTKQFVEQQLSLQSKKNKEDEVKREECVNTFEEPNEAFTERENFVQHENDVEVETFYQDTQTTQNDAREAHENDQVITFNEQVVKHEPNSQLEEGTMRNSTSTSIGLLERESVVPAQEDELLEVAATTEAIVEEVPETLDIQGVPEIQEVTVLPLVNEEEDPIVEETSDIKESTSQELAVDEAETLIEAPPVKRIPYVKPPLEYLVPPEEMVEDRDWMDEQGENLVEALSHFQVQAQIESIVQGPAVTQFEITVGHGTKVSKVRNLMDDIKLALAAKDIRIDAPIPGKRSIGIEIPNRISRSVRLSEVTESASFKDSDSPLEAALGLDLTGKPVTIDLRKMPHGLIAGATGSGKSVCINSILVSLLYKANPNELKLMLIDPKMVELAPFNHIPHLVSPVITDVKAATAALKWAVEEMERRYELFMHSGARKIEAYNKMCDANGMYAQKLPYLLIVIDELADLMMMSPQDVEDSIVRITQKARAAGIHLIVATQRPSVDVITGLIKSNIPTRIAFSVSSQIDSRTILDSQGAERLLGRGDMLYLGNGMSAPTRIQGTFVTDDEIEEIIEYVREQGEPQYIFKQEELLKRSETIEEQDELFEEACRFVFEQGSASTSLLQRRYHIGYNRAARLIDMLERHGYVSEPKGSKPRDVYITEEELFEQFGG